From a region of the Paenibacillus sp. FSL R10-2734 genome:
- the yqeH gene encoding ribosome biogenesis GTPase YqeH, which produces MNEQSETQRPEKCSGCGIKLQTEHKDQPGYLPEVALDRDPVICQRCFRIKNYNEASSVSVNQDEFLRLLSGVGEKNALVIHIVDIFDFEGSLISGLQRFVGNNPVILAVNKCDLLPKVTNWNKLRNWMQQRCKEEGLRTAEIVLCSAKRNQGFDRLLEAVTELRGQRDVYVVGATNVGKSTLINRLISDYSDLEQELTTSRYPGTTLDTVKIPLDDGNFIIDTPGIVYPWRYSELVERQDLDAVMPANPLKPAVYQLNEGQTLFFGGLGRFDFVQGVHQSFTCFISGTLKIHRTKLERADSLYADHRGEMLSPPGTDRMDKLPPWQRHEFRINRGSRSDLYISGLGWIKVNGTEGAVVAIHVPRGVKVLTRPSMI; this is translated from the coding sequence ATGAACGAACAAAGTGAAACACAGCGTCCTGAGAAGTGTAGCGGTTGTGGTATCAAGCTTCAGACGGAGCATAAGGATCAACCGGGATACCTTCCGGAAGTCGCACTTGATCGGGACCCTGTGATTTGCCAGCGCTGTTTCCGGATTAAGAATTATAACGAGGCTTCATCCGTTTCAGTGAATCAGGATGAATTTCTTCGCTTGCTGAGTGGAGTAGGGGAGAAGAATGCACTTGTTATTCATATTGTTGACATTTTCGATTTCGAAGGCAGTTTGATTTCTGGCTTGCAACGGTTTGTCGGTAATAACCCAGTTATTCTTGCAGTGAATAAATGTGATTTGCTGCCTAAGGTTACGAACTGGAATAAATTGCGTAACTGGATGCAGCAGCGCTGTAAAGAGGAAGGACTGCGGACGGCTGAAATCGTACTCTGTAGCGCGAAGCGTAATCAAGGGTTTGACCGTTTGCTGGAAGCCGTAACAGAGCTGCGCGGCCAGCGTGACGTTTATGTAGTTGGTGCAACGAATGTGGGCAAGTCCACACTGATTAATCGACTGATTTCGGACTATAGCGATTTAGAGCAGGAGTTAACCACTTCACGTTACCCTGGTACAACGCTAGATACTGTCAAAATTCCATTGGATGATGGTAACTTTATCATAGATACTCCAGGGATTGTGTACCCTTGGCGTTACAGTGAATTAGTTGAACGTCAGGATCTGGATGCGGTTATGCCTGCTAATCCGTTGAAGCCTGCTGTCTATCAGTTGAATGAAGGACAGACGCTCTTCTTTGGTGGACTAGGACGTTTTGATTTTGTGCAAGGAGTACACCAATCGTTCACTTGCTTTATCAGTGGTACTTTAAAAATCCATCGTACTAAGCTGGAGCGTGCAGATTCCCTCTATGCAGATCATCGTGGTGAAATGCTGTCACCTCCCGGAACTGACCGGATGGACAAGCTACCACCATGGCAACGGCATGAGTTCCGGATTAACCGAGGCAGTCGGAGCGATCTATATATTTCAGGTTTGGGCTGGATCAAGGTCAACGGGACGGAAGGCGCAGTCGTGGCAATCCACGTTCCGCGTGGTGTGA
- a CDS encoding YqeG family HAD IIIA-type phosphatase codes for MFEMLVPKLRVNTVFDISLEELYRQGYRGIITDLDNTLVGAKAPVATPELLLWFEKVKEVGFKLIIVSNNNMDRVSRFATPLNIEFVHQARKPSNAPFLKAMKQMELPPEQTIVVGDQMLTDVYGGNRLGLYTVLVLPISVKDEGFGTRFNRQVERVALTRLRKKGLWHEEDK; via the coding sequence TTGTTTGAAATGTTAGTTCCCAAACTCCGGGTGAATACGGTATTCGATATTTCTCTGGAAGAGCTGTATCGACAGGGATACCGTGGAATCATTACGGATCTGGATAATACACTGGTCGGTGCCAAAGCGCCTGTGGCTACTCCGGAGCTGTTGTTATGGTTTGAGAAGGTAAAGGAAGTGGGCTTTAAGCTCATAATCGTATCTAATAACAACATGGATCGGGTGTCACGCTTTGCTACACCGCTTAATATTGAATTTGTGCATCAGGCTCGTAAACCGAGTAATGCTCCTTTTCTTAAAGCGATGAAGCAGATGGAGTTGCCACCGGAGCAAACGATTGTGGTGGGAGACCAAATGCTTACAGATGTATACGGCGGCAATCGGCTTGGCCTGTATACCGTATTGGTGCTGCCAATCTCCGTTAAGGATGAAGGGTTCGGCACAAGATTTAATCGCCAGGTAGAGCGAGTTGCTCTGACACGGCTTCGTAAAAAAGGATTGTGGCACGAGGAGGATAAATAG
- a CDS encoding transglutaminase domain-containing protein — protein MRNWWNQIKFSWYRSVGLFWLLIIAQQWISYTEPIWLNQTTASVWAALLTITVIEMIIPVKVQYRLMIEAVAIIYIVYRTITHYGIYVADPWAITLSDKLRDISVHMVPYIWFALGASALLLLSSWWVSSKRRILWFIGMNIVALAALDSFTSIVLWQEVAWTVFAGMCWLVSQHLRSFQLHYPRGWVHLLEYPSKIVMNIAIVFSLVILIGVNMPDVRPTLTDPYTAWQEWNGIGKSSGKSTSGTTESNTGSSSAANNSSSGYSLNDDNLGGGFNFDYTPVMTVVSDLRSYMRGETRRVYSGSGWTDKDRSKRGPIEEVETGQLLEQSVASKVTTRALKQTVSVLNNNEFPVLFGAYSITSVDLLNGEEAGNGLFWRERDSELLWDMDRKNRDYPTSFELTSEVPVIPVQELTAKTYEELYKGDDLEEIFLQLPDDFPQRVKDLAEEITAQGTTPYEKTALLQQYLQQTFPYTNKPDISRVSSKDFVEGFLFELKEGYCDYYSTALVTMARSLNIPARWVKGYAPGEQPEMPMNPALQQSVAANNYYTITNADAHSWAEVYFGDYGWIPVEATPGFNVPLLTQNEQLPETEPNDKVEENEPEPTTANEAQENQGLHVGVWVVLAAVLVLLSWTIFKIWHMRFKLRFLVQQMRMGRPLTPDQKVVAETERWVRYLHRKGMMKEEHETLREAVVRWGQERPAVANHLSSLLTMFEQAKYSPDVIEDKDWQSVYTEALRLRRTIRSKK, from the coding sequence ATGAGAAACTGGTGGAATCAGATAAAATTCTCCTGGTACCGTTCCGTTGGCCTGTTTTGGCTGTTGATTATTGCACAGCAGTGGATTTCTTATACGGAACCCATCTGGTTAAATCAAACAACAGCTTCTGTATGGGCTGCTCTATTAACGATCACAGTCATTGAGATGATTATCCCTGTTAAAGTTCAATACAGACTTATGATAGAAGCTGTAGCTATTATCTATATCGTTTATCGCACCATTACACATTATGGAATATACGTTGCTGATCCATGGGCCATAACTCTTTCTGACAAGCTCCGGGATATTAGTGTTCATATGGTGCCGTATATCTGGTTTGCTCTTGGTGCCTCAGCTCTGCTATTGCTATCATCTTGGTGGGTATCCTCGAAAAGGCGTATATTATGGTTTATAGGAATGAACATTGTAGCGTTGGCTGCTCTAGATTCCTTTACATCTATTGTATTGTGGCAGGAAGTGGCCTGGACGGTATTTGCAGGTATGTGCTGGCTTGTCAGCCAGCACCTGAGAAGTTTCCAGCTTCATTATCCGCGTGGATGGGTACATTTGCTGGAATATCCCTCGAAAATAGTTATGAATATCGCCATTGTCTTCTCTCTGGTTATCCTAATTGGTGTGAATATGCCGGATGTAAGGCCTACTCTGACGGATCCTTATACGGCGTGGCAAGAATGGAATGGAATTGGAAAATCTTCTGGAAAGAGCACATCGGGAACAACGGAATCCAATACGGGCTCAAGTTCCGCCGCTAACAATTCTTCGTCCGGTTACAGTCTGAATGATGACAATCTGGGCGGGGGCTTTAACTTCGATTATACCCCAGTGATGACAGTGGTCTCAGATTTACGTTCTTATATGCGTGGAGAAACACGCAGAGTCTACTCTGGAAGTGGATGGACAGATAAGGATCGATCAAAGCGGGGGCCTATAGAAGAGGTGGAAACGGGGCAACTCTTAGAGCAAAGTGTGGCTTCTAAGGTCACTACCCGAGCATTGAAACAGACGGTTAGCGTGCTTAACAATAATGAATTTCCTGTGTTGTTCGGTGCGTATTCCATTACTTCGGTGGATTTATTAAATGGCGAGGAAGCTGGGAATGGTCTTTTCTGGAGAGAGCGTGATAGTGAGCTTCTATGGGATATGGATAGGAAGAACCGCGATTATCCTACGAGCTTCGAGCTGACTTCTGAAGTTCCGGTCATTCCTGTTCAGGAATTGACAGCAAAGACCTATGAGGAGCTATACAAAGGTGATGATCTGGAGGAAATCTTCCTTCAGCTACCTGATGATTTCCCTCAAAGGGTTAAAGATCTGGCCGAGGAAATTACAGCACAAGGAACAACGCCGTATGAAAAAACAGCACTTTTGCAACAATACTTACAACAAACCTTTCCATATACCAACAAGCCGGATATATCACGAGTTTCAAGTAAGGATTTTGTAGAGGGTTTTTTGTTTGAGCTGAAGGAAGGTTACTGTGATTATTATTCTACGGCACTGGTTACTATGGCACGCTCTCTGAATATACCTGCACGATGGGTTAAGGGATACGCACCTGGAGAACAGCCAGAGATGCCAATGAATCCGGCGCTTCAGCAGTCAGTGGCAGCGAATAATTACTACACGATCACCAATGCAGATGCCCATTCTTGGGCTGAGGTCTATTTTGGTGATTATGGCTGGATTCCGGTTGAAGCTACACCGGGGTTTAATGTTCCCCTTTTGACTCAGAATGAGCAACTTCCTGAGACAGAGCCTAATGACAAGGTTGAAGAAAACGAACCTGAACCAACAACTGCAAATGAAGCACAAGAAAATCAAGGCTTACATGTGGGTGTATGGGTAGTACTAGCAGCTGTGCTTGTGCTGCTGTCTTGGACGATTTTTAAAATTTGGCATATGCGCTTTAAGCTTCGCTTCTTAGTTCAACAGATGCGGATGGGTCGTCCTTTAACACCTGATCAGAAAGTTGTTGCGGAAACTGAGCGTTGGGTAAGGTATTTGCATCGTAAGGGAATGATGAAGGAAGAGCATGAAACACTGCGTGAAGCCGTAGTTCGCTGGGGCCAGGAACGACCTGCTGTGGCCAATCATCTTTCTTCACTACTGACAATGTTTGAACAGGCGAAGTATAGCCCTGATGTTATTGAAGACAAAGACTGGCAGAGCGTGTATACTGAAGCTTTGCGGCTGCGGAGAACGATAAGATCCAAGAAATAG
- a CDS encoding DUF58 domain-containing protein yields the protein MRRYLSSVAAIIQPSKLASILVIWSITLLYVLFQGGKTAFMLFIMVSVLIAYLIAGGLGGVRRAKGTRSLFSEQDKGDLLSAGGHLHVKLKVTIPGILPLPYVVVREVLKRHNGESWVFEESVIPSLRGIGELKFQTPALERGTYTFSNTDIISQDIFGLVEHKGTFLSEGQFQVLPRAIYVPRWQLYEKRSRLSGPQTSVVQSRRETTQINGVRDYVYGDRLTRIHWNATAKTGSWKSKEFEHESIPKTILVLDGSTSAYMNTNQFELAVSVTASLLGFGIRERIGIGLCCLDKTTKVFAPVESAAERQKMIQYLIDLNAEGRGPLISRLEKGYRMFPKGSYFVLISPQRGQPVLDALRWADSRGMTASHIHVRNSAEMNGNDWTDVLRSRGIAGYGISSLQELPAVLGGEG from the coding sequence ATGAGACGTTATTTGTCTTCGGTTGCAGCCATCATTCAACCCTCTAAGCTTGCTAGCATCCTTGTGATTTGGAGCATTACACTCTTATATGTACTTTTTCAGGGCGGGAAAACTGCATTTATGTTGTTTATCATGGTCTCTGTACTCATTGCATATTTGATTGCTGGAGGTTTAGGAGGCGTTCGGCGAGCTAAGGGCACTCGCAGTCTTTTTTCTGAACAGGACAAGGGAGATTTGCTCTCTGCCGGAGGGCATCTTCATGTAAAGCTTAAGGTTACAATCCCTGGGATTTTGCCATTGCCTTATGTAGTAGTAAGAGAGGTTCTTAAGCGGCATAATGGAGAATCGTGGGTATTTGAAGAAAGTGTGATCCCAAGCCTCAGAGGAATTGGGGAACTGAAGTTTCAGACACCAGCCCTTGAACGTGGAACCTACACTTTCTCTAATACGGATATCATCAGCCAAGATATATTTGGGCTTGTCGAGCATAAAGGAACATTTCTATCTGAAGGACAGTTTCAGGTTTTGCCTCGTGCGATCTACGTTCCACGCTGGCAGTTATATGAGAAGAGATCTCGGCTCTCTGGGCCGCAGACATCCGTTGTTCAATCTCGGCGTGAAACTACACAAATTAATGGCGTCCGTGACTATGTATATGGTGATCGCTTGACACGAATTCACTGGAATGCCACTGCGAAGACAGGTTCGTGGAAATCTAAAGAGTTTGAACATGAGTCGATTCCCAAAACTATTCTAGTTCTTGACGGAAGTACATCAGCTTATATGAATACGAATCAATTCGAATTAGCAGTTTCTGTGACGGCATCACTACTCGGATTCGGCATTCGAGAGAGAATTGGAATTGGCCTGTGTTGTTTGGATAAAACGACGAAGGTGTTCGCACCCGTAGAAAGTGCTGCTGAGCGACAGAAGATGATTCAGTATTTAATCGATCTTAACGCTGAGGGGCGGGGACCGCTGATCTCCCGGTTGGAAAAAGGTTACCGTATGTTCCCTAAAGGTTCTTACTTCGTGTTAATCAGTCCACAACGTGGGCAGCCTGTACTGGATGCATTACGCTGGGCTGACAGCAGAGGGATGACAGCTTCTCATATTCATGTGCGAAATTCGGCAGAAATGAATGGCAATGATTGGACAGACGTACTTAGATCACGTGGAATAGCTGGTTATGGTATTAGTTCACTTCAAGAGCTTCCTGCTGTGTTAGGAGGGGAAGGGTGA
- a CDS encoding MoxR family ATPase has protein sequence MPIRQESMHTMNAVRTNLESCILGKSFEIQLLLTALLAGGHVLIEDVPGTGKTQLIRALSRSMSGEYRRIQCNPDILPSDITGVSVYHPRDEMFHFRPGPVMTNILLADEINRATTKTQSALLEVMEERNVTVDGETYPLPHPFMLCATQNPIDFEGTYTLPEAQLDRFMLRISLGYPDAATEKNLLLSHQEGQPVDRLSPVTSMEQIAGIQEEIRDIFMSEPVLNYLLDIVRQTREHPLVLLGASPRASLSFMMACKAYAFLQGRDYVLPDDVKILTPFALGHRILLRPESRLDNISVESLLQKLLQSIHVPVTMRQ, from the coding sequence ATGCCCATACGTCAAGAATCGATGCACACCATGAATGCTGTACGCACTAATTTGGAATCCTGCATACTTGGAAAATCATTTGAAATACAATTGCTACTAACTGCGCTGCTTGCTGGTGGTCATGTATTGATCGAGGATGTACCGGGAACAGGAAAAACCCAGCTAATACGCGCACTTTCAAGATCAATGTCCGGTGAATATCGCCGGATCCAGTGTAATCCCGATATACTTCCGAGTGATATTACTGGTGTTTCTGTATATCATCCTAGGGATGAGATGTTTCATTTCCGGCCAGGTCCGGTGATGACGAATATTCTGTTAGCTGATGAAATTAACCGTGCTACAACGAAGACACAATCCGCACTTCTAGAAGTGATGGAGGAACGAAACGTAACCGTGGACGGAGAGACCTATCCACTTCCACATCCGTTCATGTTGTGTGCTACCCAGAATCCGATAGATTTTGAGGGAACCTACACGCTGCCTGAAGCTCAACTGGATCGATTCATGCTGAGAATTAGCCTTGGATATCCTGATGCTGCAACTGAGAAGAACTTATTGCTAAGCCATCAGGAGGGCCAACCTGTGGATAGGCTTTCGCCAGTAACAAGCATGGAACAAATTGCAGGGATTCAGGAAGAGATTCGCGACATCTTCATGAGCGAGCCTGTGCTGAATTACTTGTTAGATATTGTACGGCAGACAAGAGAGCATCCACTTGTGCTACTGGGTGCAAGTCCACGTGCCTCATTATCCTTTATGATGGCTTGTAAAGCTTATGCCTTTTTGCAGGGACGGGATTACGTTCTGCCTGATGATGTGAAGATACTTACTCCATTTGCCTTGGGTCATCGGATATTGCTACGTCCAGAGTCGCGCCTAGATAATATTAGCGTAGAATCTTTACTTCAAAAGCTTCTGCAGAGCATTCATGTGCCTGTTACGATGAGGCAATAA